The Lynx canadensis isolate LIC74 chromosome D2, mLynCan4.pri.v2, whole genome shotgun sequence DNA segment TGATGTTGAAGAGTGTGGTGGTGGAGGCATAAATCAATTTCCAGTTTCTGTCGTCAGCAAGTATTCTCAAGATGGAATTCAGATGAACTAACCTGgcagtacccccccccccgccctccaatTCGACCTTGACCCTCCCGCATACCAAAAGACTCCTCTTTGGTCTTCTGCCAGGGCATTGAGTCCCAGCCCCAGAGCAGCCAAGCACTGAGAGAGACCGTAACAAACATACTGCCCTGACGCTGCaggccaggggaggggtggggcaggtcgatttcccatctataaaatgggaaagcgTTTGGGTGAAAACTGTTGTTTTGGACTTTCCTGGGAGGCAGTACAGACTTTTGGGAAGGAAGCTATACCAGGAGGCCGGCGGGCGGTGGGGAGTGTGGTACATGCATCTCAGGCTTGCTCTGCTCCTGATGCAAAACTCTGGGATTCCcgtcccctctctgagcctcagtttctcgtCTACACAGTTAGAGCCTTCCTGGCTCTAGAATCCTGTTTAAGGTGAACTCttggtgaggaggcagagggctGGCATGGAGGCCTTCTCAaatcctgttttctctttgtcatttctGAACCAGAAAATGACAGATGGCGAGACCTGGACAGGAAATGCCCTCTTCAGATCGAGCAGCCGAGCGCCAGCATCTGGGAGTGCTTGCCCGAGAAGTGTCAGGACGGCGCTCTGTGGCACCGGGAGGCAGCGACCGCCTGCGCGGTGACCAACCTGATCAAAGACCTCAGCCTCAGCGACCACAACGGGAACCCCTCAGCACCCCCCAGCAAACGCCAGTGCCGGTCACTGTCCTTCTCCGATGAAATGTCCAGCTGCCGGACATCGTGGAGGCCCTTGGGCTCCAAAGTCTGGACTCCGGTGGAGAAGAGACGCTGTTACAGCGGGGGCAGCGTCCAGCGCTATTCCAACGGCTTCAGCACCATGCAGAGAAGCTCTAGTTTCAGCCTCCCCTCCCGGGCCAATGCGCTCTCCTCGCCCTATGACCAGGCAGGGTTCCACCACCGCTTTGGAGGTCAGCCCTGCCAAGGGGCGCCAGGCTCGGCCACCTGTGGACAGGCAGGCGACATCTGGAGCCCTGACCCGACCCCCGTGGGAGGCGGCCGGCTCGACATGCAGCGGTCCTTCTCCTGCTCGCACGAGCAGTTTTCCTTTGCGGAGTACTGTCCACCCTCAGCCAACAGCACACCTGCCTCAACACCAGAGCTGGCCAGGCGCTCCAGCGGGCTGTCCCGAAGCCGCTCCCAGCCGTGTGTCCTTAACGACAAGAAGGTCGGCATTAAGCGGCGGCGCCCAGAAGAGGTGCAGGAGCAGAGGCCTTCCCTAGACCTTGCTAAGATGGCACAGGTAAGAGCCCCGGCCACACGGGAGGCCCCGcgggagcacctgggtgctcGTGGGAGCCTCTGCTGGTCCTGGCCCATCCCAGGCAGATGCGTGGGGCCCAGCAGTGGGTTCTTCCCCCGTTTTTTAAAATCCTCTTCGAAGAAAGATGGTACCAAGttcgttttttaattttagtgtctttaaaatcagaaaagtcAGAAATGCTCTTTCCCTGTGAACACAGTGCTGGCGGTACAGGGGCAGGCAGATGGCGGGAGGCGAGGCGTTACGGGGGCAGGCCGTTGTCACCCAGCACTGGTGATCCCCTTCCGGCACCTCGCTGGAGCCTCTGTGCCTGAAACCCCGTCCCTGTGGCACAGGCCAGGACTCCTTGTCCTTCGGATTAGGCTGGTCCTGAGATCAGGACTGTGGGTAATGGTTTTAGAGGGTGAGGGATCGGAGCAGCACTTAGCCATTGGATTAAACTGTCAACAACGTGAGACCACCAAGACGCTGTGATTGCTGTCCTCTGTGCCACCTCCGTCCGCCTCGCCGTTCACCGTAGGCGAGGCCTCCGGCCACACGCGCCCTCCCGCGCACTTTATCCTCTGTGTCTTGGAGCCCTGCCTCGTGCTAACACTGATCGCGGGTGTTGATTCGAACGAGATGAACTTGGGAGTTAATATTCTGTCTTTAGGGCAGTCTCTGAGCCTGAGTGCCCCCTGCGTTTGGTTCTTCCCGAGGAAGcctgaggttgtgagtttgacagtgaggcccagggaaggatgggtggggggtgggatgcaGTCTGTGTCCTGTGTCCGGGAGGTCCTGCGCTCCGTGCCATGGTTTCCCCTTCCTCTTGTGTTGTTGTGGAAGCATCGGTCACCGCTGGGTGTGAGGGGACCAAGACCGGCTGGCCTCGCTCATGCAGCCCGTGGCCACTTCTGGGCAGGCAGCCTCGTGTCGACTCCTCTTGGACCTGACGGCCTTCCTTCAGTGCCCAGGGCTGCTTTTTCAGCCGGACCTCCTTTTGCTTTAGAGTGAAAATGCCGCTTCTGTCGgtggcatttccttttcttctctagaCCCCCTCCCAGCCTAGAGGtacctgccctcccctcccccggcccacAGAAAGAAGAGGGGCAGGTGTCTCAAGTCTTGAGCAGGCACCTTGCCCCAGAGTCCAGACTGTCTGGCTGTTTGCTCCAGAGCCGGGCCATGGCCCGGGGCAGCTGGAGGACGGGCTCGTGACAGACTCTGCCTCCCCCATGTTGGGGAAGAAACCTCCATCCTCTGCCCTCATTTTCcagtttccatttcttccatcGCTCTCCCCAGGTgtgtccctttctttttcctaagtTGTGGACATGTTTTGCTTTACTAGCTAGACAACGGCCGAACACATTCATTTGTGTTGGACACACGAGTGGAATTTTCCTTCTCTGGAGAAATTTAAATAGGTAAAGAGGCTGGAAAGGTGACAGATTTGGGTGACTTCTGAAGGAAACCCGGAGCCCTGAGTTCTGGGTGCGATAAATGGCTTcagttaaatttttaatgttgagcTTATTTTATTACCTAATAAGCTAGATAGGTAATAAAAACAACTTACACGTGTTATTATATTTTACTAGCCACAAGTCGGAGTAACACCACTGGCGTCACTGGAGACGTTTCCCGTCCTCACTCGGGTAGAAACTGTTTGAAAATCTATTGCTCAGTGGGACTGTGCCCAGATGTGTAGATTGCTTCATTGGCTCCAGGCAGGCCTCCAAGATCCCGGTGAGGCCGCCCTGATTCCTCTCGCCTTTCTCTAGCCAAGGCCTGGGTAGGGCAGAGTCCGGGGCAAGTGCAGAAGGGGCCCCTGGGAAGTGTATGTGCCAGAAGGGGGCGACTGGAGCCCTGGGGTTGGACCCTGAGCCACCCCGACCAAGCCTCTAGAGCCCCGGCCAGTCCTGTCTCCACGGAGCTCTGCCTGCTTTGGCTCCCCCATTGTATAATTTATGGCCTCGCCAGGTGGGCCTTGCTTTTCCAGGAGCCTTTTTAAAAGCCAGGCCTAGGGCAACTCCAGTGCCTTTGCAGAGAGCCCTGAATCCAGCCTGGAACGTGTAGGGTCCTCTGCCTAGGAAGCCCAGGAGCTGAGCATGTCACTGGTATACAGACACCTGCCCATGGCCAGGTGACAGCTGACACAGGACCGCCCAGATACCAGCCCCCGTGGGCTGTGGCTTTCTCAGCATTTGTAACtgctggggcaggagcaggggctgCGCATCTATGGAAAGACAGGCCTGTAGCCAGGGTCGGCACTGCTCTGTTTCTCCAACCTAGATCTTGGACCTTTTTTGTAGGTCTTGTGATCTTGGTTTGTAAATACTCACTtttctgggggcagggggttcTAACTGAGCATTTTTGTGAAGGAGCCCCTTTGTGTGCGTAGATCTGGGACCAGGTGTATGAGATTGTCACATCAAAGGTGCAGAGTGCCTTTCCGGTTAGACCCTCGGAGTACGGGGAGTTGTGAGAAACCCCGGCTTCCTGAGGCGCTGACTGGGGCTGGAGCCTTCGGGGCCCAGGGCACACCTCCTGGGGTGTGGGTGAGCATGCAGGAGCTTTTCTCTGGCCATCAGTCAGGGTGCCCGGAGCAAGGGTGGGGGGTACCCAGAGCCCCTGAAGCCTTGTCCATCCAGCCCCTCCTGCGGACGCTGCTGTCCTTCTAGAACATGGTGTCCACTTTTGGATCTGCAGTTGGGGCCTGGGGGCACAGCGACAAATCAGAAGGCGTCTAGATGAGGGGCAGAAGGCTAGcagccttgggcaaattacttgacATCTCTGTGCAGCAAAGCACATCGTCCCCACAGCTGCTGTGGCTTCTGCCGgaagaataagggaaataatgCACGTGTGCGCTTGCGTATAATGTGTCAACCTGTACGTGTGTGTCTGTGACATGCAGATATATGTACGTGTGAACGTACGTGTGTGTCTGTATCCTTGcctgtgtgtacacacaccacCTAGCGCCCTGGCTGGCGCACAGGGAGTGCAGATGGGTGCCCCTGGCGTTGCTGTTGCACATGTTGAGAGGGAAGGTGTGGGCTCGTTCTGGGCGACTCCAGAGGCAGAACTGGGAGGGGGGTGATGGTCCCAGGAGGCACACTCAGTCCCTTGTGAGgactcccttttttctctatttgcccatctctttccttctgtgtttcccttcccttttctgccCTTGCCATTTACTTCTCcttctttgttcctcttcctGCCTCGTCCTTTCCTTTTGAGAACGGGGAGGAGGCCTGCCCTGCCACTTAGCTCGGCCTGCGGTGAGCTCCATGCTCAGAGCCGAGGGTCGTGAAGCGGTGTCGGATTCGGAACCACCTCTGCCAGAGGAGGTTGGCCACGTGTGAGCGTTTTGTGTCACGTCCGCAGCCCGTGGGACTAGGTAGACGTGGTCTTGGGAGCTCACCGGatgccccgccctgcccctggCCAGCACCCCTGGGCACAGCTGGCCGGCAGTGGCCGATGCCTCTTGGGCAGTGAGGCCGGACCGCGGTGGGTCGGGGGGTCAGCAATTGCCTTCAGACCTGTCCGCCTTTGCTCACGTCTTGGTAAAACCTCAGCGCCCAGCGCACGGACGGGGATGCCGAGCGAGGCTGCAGGCGGCTCCTGCagcgggaggggggaggctgcAGCGAGGAGGGTCCCCGCTGGGAGAACTGGCTTGAGGACCCAGCCCAGGGAGGCCCCGCCCCGGAATTGGCATCGTAGCCACGCAGCTCCCAGAGCAGCTGCCCGAAGGCGGCCCGGAGGGTCAGTCGCGCCCGCCCCTGCCCGGGTCACATGGTGCTGACCTCCCGCTCGGCTTTCCCCACGTGACCCCTTCTGCCCGGTGTTTTGTGTGAATATGTGCCATTGAGAGCAGGGCCCGGCCTGAGCATCGGAGTTGTTTATCAGCGGGACTTTTGCTGACGTGTTTATTAGTTATTGCTTCTTGGAGACTTGGCGTGACTAGCAAGCGTCGGTTGACTCCCAGCGAGACCTGCGCCGTGCGTGGCCATTTAGGCCCAGATCGCATGCGTGGGAGCCAAGGtttcgggggaaaaaaaaaaaaagcaacaattaaAAAGAGGTACCCGCCGAATGCCGTGCCCCTGGGTGTCCCAGTCCTTGCTGTATTTTTGACTCCAAGCTGGTCAGCCTGCAGGAGCAACAAATTGTATTTCTCAACAGTGCTTCAAACAGAAGCGAGGCATTTGTGAGGAGGGGTCGGGATGCTGAAACAGAGGTTTGATTGATCGCAGCTGCCCACACACTGAGTCCTCAAACCTCCTGGAGCAAGCCCCAGAACAGGCAGCAACTGTTGTGTCAGCAGATGTTTGAGGGGCCCAGAAAGCTGGCCGGGGGCAGcgtggggcaggggagaagcaCGACGTAGCAACTGTGCCGAGCACTGATCCAGGACAAGTCTGGGAGTCGAGTCCAGGAGAGCGGGGTtggctggggccctgggggctCCGAAGGGCAGGGGGCTGTGGCCCGAAGCCGCCGGAGGGGTATCACAGATGCTCATCAGTAACTCTTGGCTCTTTGTTGGCACGGTGTCCCTGGGTCAGCCTTCCACGGTCCACGCCGCTTACCAGCAGGGGTTGCCTTTAGCAGGGGAGCGGCCCTCCTCAGCCCCTGTGTGGGGTGGCCCTTCGCACTACTGGCTACGTGACCTTCCCGCTCAGGCAGCCCTGGCAGCCACAGCCAGCCGTGCTTTTCCTTGGCAAAGTCCCTGGGCTCAGGCCTGGCTCGTCCGAGCCTTTGTGGCCGCCTCCTGCCTGCACTGCCCCCGGCTGGCCACTCTGCTGGGTTTAGTTGCCTGCAGTCTTGCACCCTTAGACCTCTCCTGCTGGCGTGGGGAACCGTGCGGATGGCAAATAGGGGAATTCAGAGATGCATCGCCCTTTACAACACAGAACGCAGACAGGCATGAGGATCTGATGAAGGGCAGTCAACAGAAAGCCCGGGATTTCTAATTGGCatgaaataaatgctaaataaaagtaaaggcaAAACACACTGTGGGTGCATGGGAGTACTTGCCTGTGATGAGGAACCAGTCAGGACGGGCTCGAACAAAGGAAGAGAGTCTTTAAGACTTGGACCATCAGAGGGGTGGATGGCACGGGGTGGCGGCAGGGGGCACGGATCCAGCACGTCGATTCTGTGCTCTTGATGGACACTGCTAAGCAGTAGCATTTTTTCTGTTTGAACTTTGAGGAGGTCTTAGACTCCTCCCCTCCGGGATCCTGGCAGCCGCTGCTAATTGACTGCCCTCTGTCCATCCCCTCACCTGAGGGCGAGGCCTCCAGAGTCCGGGGAGAGTCAGCCACTTGCCCAGAGCCGCGTGGTTCCTTAGGACACTGGGAAGGCTGGAACCGGGGCCTCCTGACTCTGTGTTCTGTGCTCTTCCTGCTGCTGAGATTCATCCGACACACGGACAGCCCGGCTGGCCTTTCCAGGTAGCCGACCCTGGTGAGACCTAGAGGGCGCGGACAGAGTCAGAAAGGGGCTCAGTTTCCCTCGCTGCCACTTTTGAGCTGTGCGCCCTTGGGCAGGTCACCCCTCCGTagcctccatttccttgtctgtaaaatgggaacagcaCTTCCTGTTTCTCCCCGGGGTGGGGCGGCGTCCCGTGGCGTGGGTCCCGCCAGCGGCTGGCCCTCGGAGGAACGTCAGAGCCGCACCCTGCGGCCCATCTCCTGCCGCTCTGGTTCTGGGCAGTCAGCCGCTCCCGGGGGAGGGCGTCAACGGGAGGCCAGGGTCCTGCCAgcgggagagcagggagggccgAGCCAGAGGCTAGTTGGAGCTCTCTCTGGGGTTTCTTCCCTGTCAAAAACGGGCACGTCAGCAATAGCGCAGCACCCCTGACGGGGGTTCTCATGCTTCAAGGAAACCCCCGTTCAGACTCTCGGATCGCTCCTTGCCGTCCCCGGCTGCCACCACCAGGTTGCATAAGCAACCCGCTTAAGGTCACTCGGATCGGGGCCGAGTGTTGACACAATAGCTTTGATCTCccgggaaaagaaaaatagaaggagTTCAGCTGGGGACATGCCAGGGAGGCAGCTTTTAGTGGCACTTGGTGATTTTCCATGCTTTCATTGTGAGCCTCTCTGAGCCGGGAGGTGTCTTAGAAGATGTGAGGCAACACAGTTCTGGGGTGCCCAGGGTGTTCTGGAAGGCCTCTGCTTTGGAAGCCAGTTGGGCCTCTGAGCCCTTCGAGCCCCCCCCGATGTGCTCAGAGCACCCTCAGGTGCCAGGCCCTGCTCTGGTCCCGGGCTCAGGGACCTGTGAGCTGGGGGCCCGGCCCGCCGGAGGCCAGCATGCCTGAGTCCCGCTTCGTGGAAGCCAGAGTGGGAAGGGTCTGCGGGCTGGGTGACCCTTGCCTCTCTGGTTCAACTCCAAGGGCCCACAGAGGAGGGTTTAGAGAAACCTCGTGTTGCCCCAGCCTGCTGAAGAAGACGCAGACCGTGGGCCGAGACATGGGGAGACAGAGGGCTGGTGGAGAGCAGAGCCTTGGCCTTTCCTGTGAGGTGGGCTCAAGCCTCATCCTGGCAACTTAAATTTACTTGACCCCTTGACACCTGGTCCCCATCGTCAAGGTTGGGGTAGCAGCCCCTTCGGTCATTGTGCACTGGCAGCACTGAATGAGTTCGTTAGCATGAAATGCTCCTGTGTGCCCGGGGTCAGCCCTTAGTAAGAGTCGGTCGTCATCGCTGCTATTGGTGGTCACATtttaggaggagagagagagattggtcAGAAGGAAGGAACTGCCCCGTTCATTGAACGTGAGCTGTCGTCTCTGGGGAGATTCTTTGTTTCTGCAGTTCTGAGGTCCTCAGCCGTATCTCTGCTCCCCAGAAGAGGGCCTGGAGCCCGGAGGCTCATGTGGCTTGTCTGAGGGCCTGAGTTGAGTTGTTGAGTTGCCTCGTTGGGGTTTGGACCTAGGGTTCTGTGACTCCAGTGCCAGGGTTTCGCCCTGCTGCCACATGGTAGATGCTTCCCATATCACAGGGGCGACCGAGTGTGCCCTGTCATTGGAACGTAGCTGCGTTTGGGGTCAGAAGACGTGAGTTGAGACCCAGTCCTGCACCTGGCTATGTTGTGGCCGGGAGCCAGCTGTCCTGCTTCTCTGAGCCCCGGGTTTCAGACCACGTTCACCTCTGCCCAAGCATGGTCTGCATGGACTGCAGCTTCCTGGGCCTCTCCCCAGAGTCTGAATGGTGGGTCCGGGCCAGGGCCCCGGTGCCAGAGTGTTTCAGAAGCTCCCCAAGTAAGTGGGGTTTGGGAGCAGTGGAGGTGGGCTCAGGTCCAGCCTGGTGCAGTCTCTGCAGTCTCTGCAGAGGCCAGGAGTGGGCTCATCTCAGGTGGAGACAGCACTGGGAGTCAAGGCCCCTCAGTCAGGAGATACTGGGTTGGCCTGGGTTGGGAAAGGGGTGACCTGGAGAAGGGATTCGAGAGCCTGGTTTTCTGACTTCCAAGTCATCGGCTGGGCCCCTGCTGAGTCCCTGTGCCAGCAGAAGAGTGGCATCCCTACCTGACAGTCGACCTTCCTGAGCACCAAAGAGGGCTTGGGGTTGACTTATGCTAAGCTGGGGACATAGCTGCCTTGGAACTGATGGGAAAAACATCTAACGTGTAGCACCggacatttgttttttgttttgttttgtttttgtgtttaaaaaaaattgttttttaatgtttatttttgagacagacagagcatgaacgggggagggtcagagagagagggagacccagaatctgaagcaggctccaggctctgagctgtcagcacagagcccgccacggggttcaaacccacgaaccctgtgtgagatcatgacctgagccgaagtcggaagctcaaccgaccaagccacccgggtgcccctagcaCTGGACATTTGTAAGCAGATCCTTACGTGTGGATTCTTAAAGGTGGGTTCTGAGTCCCTGCTCACCATTCCAGAGTGAATGACCAGGAACCAAGTGTGACTGTTTATGCCTTGTCCAGATGCCGCATGTGTCTGGTGTCTCTGGACCATGGTAGCCCTTGAAAGAGGCTGGGCTTCCAGAGTGTTCTCACAGCCCATCAGAATCAGCCTCCTGGCAGAAATAAGCCACAAGGCAGCCCTGGAAGAGCTCAGGAGTGACATGGGGTTGGGAGGCCCCCGGGAGAAGCACGGGTGCAAAGGTCGGAGTTaggaagggacagggaggaggcCCAGCATAGGGGGCCCCAACTCTGAAGTCATctggcttttattctgagtgcAGGGGGAGCATCAGagagttttaagcaggggagACAGTACCCCGGGGAAAGCTCCTTCTGGCTGGGGTGGGCAGCAAAAACTGAGAGCTATGGGGAGATAAGAGGCCGTGGGCGGGGGCAGTGGACGTACTGATTTATGTCAGAGGCTCAAAATGTTTTGGAGATGGTACAACAGGACTGGCCAATGGGTTAATCTTGTCATTAGCGTCCAAGTCCCAAGTCCGAGACCTCACCAGGTAGAGAATCCATTGCCTCAACGCTCAAAGACTGCTTCCTTTAAACTACTGTGTTCAGTGGGTGCTGGTTCTAAGTCCTTCCTATTATCTAACCTTCAGCCCTCACTTAGCCGGCATCACCTGTTCTCAGTAAAAGTGAAGTCTGGTCGATCACCGTGATTCATTTAGTTTTCACAAGCATCCTTGGAACCATCCCACCCCCAAATCCTGCGTATCAGTGCTTTGCCAGCCCAGACCGTCCTTCCCTGCTATGGAAATTCAGTCCCACCCCTTTCCAGCTACCCCTGTCCCCAGACCCCTGACTCCTGTGCCAAAGTTTCTCAGTCCTTGTCCACTTGACAGCGGGTGCCGTCTGGACTTGGGCTGGAGAAGGCCGGGGGCAGCTCGGGGCCACGGGAGGGTTCTCGTACAGTCTCGAGTGCCTGTCACGCTGGATCTCGCTCAACTGGGCCACATCTGCACTGTTTACAGCGGCTGGGGCAGCAGCTTTGGAAAATGTGGGGCCTGCCATGGCCTCTGAGAATCTATCAACAGAGCCTGTagtcccagcccagcccagaagGATGCGGCGGAAGGGGGCGCTTGACGGACCTGGAGGGATTTTGACATTCCCTGCCCTATTCCTGCTTCCTTATTGGGGACGTTGCGGTAACACCTCCTGGGAAGGGGCTCCAAGCCCTCAGCGAGCCTGGGCGGCTGAGAGAGCCCCGGGGAGGGCTGGTGACCGAGGCGCGACGAGGTGTCACTGAGATGGACGTGTGCTTCATGAGGAGCCAGGCCCAGAGCTAACACATCTGACACCTGCCTGTGCTTTTGCCTGGTGCACGCCACTGGCTTTGTGGGGTTGGCCCAGGACGGAAGCTTACGTTCGCCCCTTTTGTCTTTTGCAACACACCCCTCCGTTGTCCCAAGCACTCCAGCGACGTAGACCCTCCCCTGTGGACGCGGgccgtttgtttatttatgacgTTTCTGCAGTATCGGTGCCCTGAACGACTGCTCCTTCTCCCAGCTTCAAGGCCACAGTTTGAGAAGTAAGGAAAGCAAACGCCGCATCGGAGGGCAGACCCTTTGCTGCAGCCCCCGCGTCGGTGGGAACTTGGTCTGAGCGGACTCGGTTGGAATGGGTGGCGATTGCCTGTTCACGGCCAAGTGATTAGCAAGGCCTCCTTTGAAAGTTGGACACAGTAGGACTCTCGGATAATTccttttggtggggggagggggggggagcttgggcttgcttttttttttttttctgtcttggaaaacaaaagaaacgcTTGGTTCCAAAATAATAACGCAACCGCCAAAAGTTCCATTTGTGAGCAGTAGCACTGAGCTCACATCAGTAATATGTCACTGAAGGCCACCAGGCGCCAGCCCTTTCCCTGAGATAGTGCAGGGTCCTATAATGCAGTTAATCTTCGCGGGGCGGGCGGCAGCGGTGGTGGGGGCTGCAGCTGTTTCCTCCCAGAGCTCGGAGCACGGAGAGCGTGCGGAAGCCTTGCCTGCAGCAGCCAGGGCCCAATCGGGGGACAGAAACCACCCGTATGTCCACCGAGAGGTCACTGGGAGCACTTGTTAATTGGGTTTCTGGAGGCCTGAGAAGCCAAGACATGAGCAGCAGGTCTCATGGAGGAAGCAACTGCAGGAAGCCGCTCCCGCCCCGGCGAGGGCGTCAGAGGGAGGAGGCTGCGGTTCTGCGGGCTTCGGAGCTGGGCGGCCACAGCCCCGGGGCCCGCCCGAGCTGAGGACAGGAAACGCGAAGGAGCCGGTCCTGCGCAGCAGCCGCCGTGAACAGGACACAGTGCGCTGCCGGGTCAGAAATCAGACCGGGTGACAGTGACAGCCGCGGGAAACAGGCAGGAAGATGCAcggccctcctccctcctccggcGCTCCCGTGCGCAGAGCCTCGAGGGGGCAGATGGCAGGGCCACTGGGCGCCGGGCTCAGGGGTGCAGCGGGGCCTGGAGCTGAGCCCCGGGCTCTGGGATCTGACGCTGCTGCTGTGGGAACGTCTGCCCTCTGCCCACCACGCGGCTCTGGGCAAGCGTGTCCTCTCAGTGCCATCTAGCATCCCACGCTGCGGGGCGGGgggttgttttccctcttttccgCTCCTTCCCTCCGTGTCTTACCTGGTGTCGTTGAGTGTTTGGCACTTAGCTGGGCCCTGAGGATACCTCTGTAAGCCACACATGATTACCATTTTCATAGAAGCTACTTCTAGGAAGAGGAGTAGATAATAAGCAAACCCCAGGCAGGATGATTTCGGGCGGCGATGGGtgctataaagaaaacaaaggctggTGCGATTCGGATGTCAGGTGGGTAGAGGGGAGACGGATGTTAGGTTAGCTTCAGGTTAGAGTGGCAGGGCAGCCGTCGGGAGGTGACGAGATGCCGAGACGCCCTCGGCCACGCAcgggtggggagggagagcatACTGAgtggagggaagaggaagcaCAAACgttgggaggtgggagggctcAGCAAGTTCAGGGCAGAGCAAGCTGGTGTGATGGGGGTCCTGTGCgagggggctgggcaggaggggcTGCAAGGCAGCAGCAGGGCTGGCTCGGGTGGGCCTTGTGGGCTGTGGTAAGGAGTGGGTCTTTGTGCTGGGCCCCGGGGAACGCCATCAGGTTTCCCACAAGGGATCCGATGTGATTTGCTGGGTCTGGGACCCTCTGAATCAGCTGCCTTGGGGATTTGGTCTCAGAGTGCACCCGGGAGACCATAGTGCAGACAGGTCAGGGCGAGAAGGCGGGTAAGGGGGAAACCACCTGACAGAAGCTCTCAGGCAGGTGCCCTAGCTTtgggaggctggtggggggctGCAGAGGGTTAAGTCTGGTGCTTCCTGCCATGTACCTCTCACGGTAccacctcccagccctgctgCTGGTCAGTGGCAGTGAGTGGCCCTTGGCTCATCCCCTGTCCGTATCTGCACACACCAGTCTGGCTCCGGGAAGCAGGGTCCTAACTTCTAACAACGCTGGCCTGCATTTGCAGGCAGCTGGGTTGCCCTGTGGCCCTGGGGGCCCTCTTGTTGCCCTGGGGTTGTGGTCTTCTCCTGACCCTGGGAAGGGCACCTCTCCTCCCTGATTAGGGAAGAAGATTGAATATTCGCTGTCTGCTCACGTGCCAAGGGGCAGAGTGGTGACTGGAGCCCCCCTCACTCTTTGGCCCCCATGGCCCGTGCGCTCTCACCTTACCGAAGGGCCCCTTCCTGAGTAGAGTGCTGCCACCACTCGAGAACCACAGGCTCAGGCGAGTCTGGTACCTACTCTATGCTCCGGGGTCCCTGATGGTGGGGTGGAGATGGTGTCACATCCTCACCACGGAGCCGCTCGCAGCCTGTGGCTCGAGGCCTGCTGTTGTAGGACATTCAGGAAGTGTCTCTGCCAGGCCGTAAGTGTTCTCAGCATTCTGGGATCAGACCGTCCGGACCCCGTCACCCATTCCCATCCTCCCAGCCCTTGGGCGGActttgcaactcttgatctgtgAGCCTTCGAGTTGGTAAAGTCGGGGTGCTGGGGGCTTAGAGAGGCCCCGGTGGTATGGCCCCTCCGGGCCCCTCTGGGGGGCCCTTCAGCTCCGCCCAGGCAATGCAGTTCGGCTGCTCTGTTCCAGGTCCTTTCACTGTACCAGGCCAGGGCCCGAGGGAGAATGGCTGGCAGTCTGGCTGTGCTCTGCTGAGGAGAGGACCCCAGAAAATGCTGGTGATGTCCTCTGATGGAATAGCCACAATCTGGAGTAACCCTCGTAGTGCCCAAAGCAGAACCTTGGCCACCCATCTTTGTGCCTTTCTGGGAGATCTCTGAGCCCTTGATCACTGCCATCCCCCCTCGTCCCCGGA contains these protein-coding regions:
- the FAM53B gene encoding protein FAM53B → MVMILSKSLDNQGADSVACRTFNPELHTPKKMSQGPTLFSCGIMENDRWRDLDRKCPLQIEQPSASIWECLPEKCQDGALWHREAATACAVTNLIKDLSLSDHNGNPSAPPSKRQCRSLSFSDEMSSCRTSWRPLGSKVWTPVEKRRCYSGGSVQRYSNGFSTMQRSSSFSLPSRANALSSPYDQAGFHHRFGGQPCQGAPGSATCGQAGDIWSPDPTPVGGGRLDMQRSFSCSHEQFSFAEYCPPSANSTPASTPELARRSSGLSRSRSQPCVLNDKKVGIKRRRPEEVQEQRPSLDLAKMAQNCQTFSSLSCLSAGMDDCGPHSPFALHVSSTRSWTALLSASASSLGGRTPAGTPVPEPLPPALDDQLACKEEQCCEESGGCAPGEGCGRGWGPATAWRDRGVAGNSPCSLDGELDIEQIENN